The Parashewanella spongiae genome has a window encoding:
- a CDS encoding DUF494 family protein has protein sequence MFDILMYLFENYVHGETELLVDEGDLTKELTRAGFHQSEIIKALNWLERLGELQDKDVPYLRDHNQHSFRIYTEKEMDKLDVESRGFLLFLEQIKVLSVETREIVIDRVMELDDSCLGLDDLKWVILMVLFNAPGHKSAYEQMEDLVFEQPDGRLHS, from the coding sequence ATGTTTGATATCCTCATGTATTTATTTGAAAACTATGTTCATGGTGAGACCGAGCTTCTCGTTGATGAAGGCGATCTTACTAAGGAGCTGACTCGTGCTGGTTTCCATCAGTCGGAAATAATCAAAGCGTTAAATTGGTTAGAACGACTGGGTGAATTACAAGATAAAGATGTACCGTATCTTCGTGATCATAATCAGCATTCTTTCCGTATCTATACTGAAAAGGAAATGGACAAGCTGGATGTTGAAAGTCGAGGTTTCTTATTGTTTCTTGAGCAAATTAAAGTGCTCAGTGTCGAAACAAGAGAAATAGTCATAGACCGAGTAATGGAGTTGGATGATAGTTGTTTGGGACTCGATGATCTTAAGTGGGTGATTCTGATGGTATTGTTTAATGCACCGGGACATAAATCTGCGTACGAGCAGATGGAAGACCTAGTGTTTGAGCAACCAGATGGACGGTTGCATTCATAA
- the dprA gene encoding DNA-processing protein DprA: MSLQELRHALESRPEDLPLSAQMIEKISLNPQKVDIALSWLESDPQHVILTIDDPTYPPLLKQITDPPSLLFVKGNLDTLMLPALAVVGSRAATPAGLKLSYQLSQSLVENGVIVCSGMAAGIDGAAHSGALAARSVSGNKTIAVTGTGVDIVYPKRHNTLYQDIQQSGCVVSEFWPNVGPFAGNFPKRNRIISGLSLGTLVIEASRRSGSLITARLAMEQNRDVFAVPGSTLSSQSQGCHDLIKQGAKLVDCVEDILEELPLIFDHHLEEVKKQHHIKEPQECDLPFASLLASVGYEATAIDAIVEHSGNTIDQVLEQLLELELQGSIASVAGGYVRLKRS; this comes from the coding sequence ATGTCGTTGCAAGAGCTTCGACATGCGCTGGAGAGTCGTCCTGAAGATTTGCCGTTATCGGCACAAATGATTGAAAAAATCAGCCTTAACCCTCAAAAAGTTGATATAGCGTTATCGTGGCTTGAGTCAGATCCACAGCATGTCATTCTAACTATTGACGATCCAACTTATCCTCCCTTACTCAAACAAATCACCGATCCACCATCGTTATTATTCGTAAAAGGGAATCTCGATACGTTAATGTTACCTGCATTAGCTGTCGTTGGTAGCCGCGCGGCAACTCCAGCGGGTCTAAAACTCAGTTATCAGCTTTCACAATCCTTAGTCGAAAATGGGGTAATTGTGTGCAGCGGTATGGCCGCAGGGATAGATGGTGCGGCTCATAGTGGCGCATTAGCCGCGCGCAGTGTATCAGGAAATAAAACCATTGCGGTTACTGGTACAGGCGTTGATATTGTTTATCCTAAGCGGCACAACACCTTATATCAAGACATCCAACAATCCGGTTGTGTCGTTAGTGAATTCTGGCCGAATGTTGGCCCTTTTGCAGGAAATTTTCCGAAACGAAATCGCATTATCAGCGGTCTAAGTTTAGGGACTTTGGTCATTGAAGCAAGTAGGCGAAGTGGATCATTAATTACAGCACGATTAGCGATGGAGCAAAACCGAGATGTGTTTGCGGTACCGGGCAGCACATTGAGCAGTCAAAGTCAGGGATGTCATGATCTCATTAAGCAAGGCGCGAAGTTGGTCGATTGTGTGGAAGATATTTTAGAAGAACTTCCATTAATTTTTGATCATCACCTTGAAGAAGTGAAAAAGCAGCACCATATCAAAGAACCTCAAGAATGTGATTTGCCATTTGCGTCACTCTTGGCTAGTGTAGGCTATGAGGCTACGGCAATTGATGCCATAGTCGAGCATAGTGGAAATACGATCGATCAGGTGTTGGAGCAGTTACTTGAGCTGGAATTACAAGGTTCAATTGCTTCAGTTGCTGGTGGTTACGTCAGACTTAAGAGGAGTTAG
- a CDS encoding LysM peptidoglycan-binding domain-containing protein, with amino-acid sequence MDSLMKRLTYLILMMLSTSVFADTLALKEGHPQSYEVKKGDTLWDISAYFLDDPWKWPRLWGANPQIANPHLIYPGDMLTLVFINGQPRLVKKPLVRRSPQGRVINKNSAIPMVDLASIQSYILQNRVENELWLEQQPQVMGGERESRHHTTGDIIYVDARLPMGQKLGMYEEGRIFHIDDEEIEGHDRELILASSGRVVESGDVSKVELLSNLRETKAGYKVLAIEDEALMSAFYMPTAATLSQPAHVLAIADGKREAGHLDVIYFDRGSKAGVKAGQVLELYLDGEEIAIDNDGKPVQASDRSLYDKLIGSTFADRQVKMPDIYRGNILVFKTFNHQSMGLIMLNERPVRVGDKLVIPDSLVLEIE; translated from the coding sequence ATGGACAGTTTAATGAAACGTTTAACTTATTTAATCTTAATGATGCTGAGTACCAGTGTTTTCGCTGATACTTTAGCTCTGAAAGAAGGGCATCCCCAGTCTTATGAAGTTAAAAAAGGCGACACCCTGTGGGATATTTCTGCTTACTTTTTAGATGATCCATGGAAATGGCCAAGGTTATGGGGAGCAAACCCTCAAATCGCCAATCCACATCTAATTTATCCCGGTGACATGCTGACGTTAGTATTCATTAATGGCCAACCTCGATTAGTGAAAAAACCATTGGTGCGTCGAAGTCCTCAAGGAAGAGTTATTAATAAAAATTCAGCGATACCTATGGTGGATTTGGCTTCTATCCAATCCTACATTTTACAAAATCGGGTCGAAAATGAATTATGGCTTGAGCAACAACCTCAAGTGATGGGCGGAGAAAGGGAATCTCGACATCATACAACAGGCGATATCATATACGTTGATGCCCGATTACCCATGGGGCAGAAACTGGGGATGTATGAAGAAGGTCGTATCTTTCACATCGATGATGAAGAGATTGAAGGTCATGATCGTGAGCTGATTTTAGCTTCAAGCGGCCGTGTTGTAGAAAGTGGTGACGTCTCAAAAGTTGAGCTACTCAGCAATTTACGTGAAACGAAAGCTGGTTATAAAGTACTGGCTATTGAAGATGAAGCGTTAATGTCAGCGTTTTATATGCCAACGGCTGCGACGTTATCACAGCCGGCTCATGTATTAGCCATTGCCGATGGAAAACGTGAAGCGGGTCATTTAGATGTGATCTATTTCGATCGTGGTAGCAAAGCTGGTGTGAAGGCGGGACAAGTACTTGAGCTTTATCTCGATGGCGAAGAAATAGCTATCGACAATGATGGTAAGCCAGTACAAGCCAGTGATCGCAGCTTGTATGACAAACTGATAGGCAGTACCTTTGCCGATAGGCAAGTGAAAATGCCAGATATTTATCGCGGTAATATATTGGTGTTCAAAACCTTTAATCATCAAAGTATGGGGCTCATCATGTTGAATGAACGTCCTGTTCGAGTTGGCGATAAGTTAGTGATTCCTGATTCATTGGTATTAGAAATTGAGTGA
- the def gene encoding peptide deformylase, with the protein MAILTVLRFPDERLRTVAQPITDFDDALQTQIDDMFETMYQEKGIGLAATQVNFHKQLIVMDLQDDVERPTVFINPTIVTSSGHFENEEGCLSVPGIYAKVERAENVTLKALDRHGKEFTVDADELFAICIQHEMDHLIGKLFVDYLSPLKRDRIKKKLEKEARQAAKEA; encoded by the coding sequence ATGGCAATTTTAACCGTTTTACGTTTTCCAGATGAACGCTTGCGCACCGTAGCTCAACCTATCACTGATTTTGATGATGCACTGCAAACACAGATTGATGATATGTTCGAAACCATGTATCAAGAAAAAGGCATTGGTCTGGCCGCAACACAAGTCAATTTTCACAAACAACTTATTGTGATGGATTTGCAAGATGACGTAGAACGCCCAACTGTATTCATTAATCCAACAATTGTCACCAGCAGTGGCCACTTTGAAAACGAAGAAGGCTGCTTGTCGGTTCCAGGCATTTATGCCAAAGTGGAACGCGCTGAAAATGTCACCCTTAAAGCATTAGATCGTCATGGCAAAGAGTTTACCGTTGATGCTGACGAACTGTTTGCGATTTGCATTCAACATGAAATGGATCACTTAATTGGTAAATTATTTGTTGATTACTTGTCACCACTCAAGCGTGATCGTATAAAGAAAAAACTCGAAAAAGAAGCTCGTCAGGCTGCTAAAGAAGCTTAA
- the fmt gene encoding methionyl-tRNA formyltransferase: MKLLKIIFAGTPDFAARHLQALLNSHHQVVGVYSQPDRPAGRGKKLQASPVKQLAVQHDIAVFQPASLKKEEAQQELAQLDADLMVVVAYGLILPQIVLDTPKLGCINVHGSILPRWRGAAPIQRAIWAGDAATGVTIMQMDLGLDTGDMLLKTHLEIQPEDTSASLYEKLAEQGPDALIEAVDGLSAGTLTAEKQDDTLANYAAKLSKEEAEIDWNKSAKQLWQEVRAFNPWPISHFKHQQQTIKIWQAEVLSTRVEQTPGTIISANKNGIDVATSDGVIRLLSLQLPGKKPFSCADMLNGRADWFIPGTLLQSKLASPDETA; encoded by the coding sequence TTGAAACTATTAAAGATTATATTTGCCGGTACTCCGGATTTCGCCGCTCGCCACCTTCAAGCTCTGTTGAACTCACATCATCAAGTGGTTGGGGTTTATAGCCAGCCTGATCGCCCAGCTGGTCGAGGGAAAAAACTCCAAGCCAGCCCAGTGAAACAGCTTGCCGTGCAACATGATATTGCCGTATTCCAGCCCGCCAGTTTGAAAAAAGAAGAAGCTCAGCAAGAGTTAGCACAATTAGATGCTGATCTTATGGTTGTGGTCGCTTATGGGTTAATTTTACCTCAAATCGTACTGGACACACCTAAATTGGGCTGCATTAATGTTCATGGTTCGATTTTACCTCGCTGGCGAGGTGCGGCTCCGATTCAACGTGCAATTTGGGCCGGAGATGCCGCCACAGGTGTGACCATCATGCAAATGGATTTAGGACTAGATACCGGTGACATGTTGCTGAAAACTCATCTTGAAATCCAACCTGAAGATACGTCAGCCAGCTTATATGAAAAACTGGCAGAGCAAGGTCCTGACGCGTTAATTGAAGCTGTCGACGGTTTATCAGCCGGTACACTAACCGCCGAGAAGCAAGATGACACATTAGCCAATTACGCGGCCAAGCTTTCTAAAGAAGAAGCCGAAATCGATTGGAATAAGAGCGCCAAGCAATTATGGCAAGAAGTGCGCGCCTTTAATCCTTGGCCAATCAGTCATTTTAAACACCAGCAACAAACCATTAAAATCTGGCAAGCTGAAGTATTGTCGACAAGGGTAGAGCAAACTCCCGGCACCATTATTTCTGCCAATAAAAACGGCATTGACGTGGCAACCAGTGACGGAGTAATTCGACTTTTATCTTTGCAACTACCCGGTAAAAAACCTTTTTCTTGCGCTGACATGCTCAATGGTCGTGCCGACTGGTTTATTCCCGGTACTTTACTACAAAGTAAATTAGCAAGCCCAGATGAGACCGCATAA
- the rsmB gene encoding 16S rRNA (cytosine(967)-C(5))-methyltransferase RsmB, producing the protein MNVRALAAKAVFSVLEQGISLSVALPKQQQHLTSAKDKALLAELCYGIMRRLVQIDKRVSDCLSKPFKGKLRIIHQVLLVGCYQLYFTRIPAHAVIAETAEACRQLKFEGMVKVVNGVLRNIQRAQTDLSCENPVLEFNTPKWLIKRLQDAYPEHWQQVIENSHQRPPMWLRNNALAQSRKQYLSELHGIDIEATAGASSDSILLAKAKDVSQLPGFDNGAVSVQDAAAQWAAHLLAPQNGELILDACAAPGGKSCHILEVAPQAHLVAVDFDAKRLERVEQNLQRLNHSAQVVHGDAANIDSWWQGKQFDRILLDAPCSATGVIRRHPDIKWLRKSKDIDELAELQRQILDHCWQWLTPGGTLLYATCSILPDENQRQIEAFLARTDNAVLEPIDQQPDSNSIGWQITPDQDDMDGFYYAKLHKKR; encoded by the coding sequence ATGAATGTCAGAGCCTTAGCGGCTAAAGCCGTTTTTTCCGTACTTGAGCAAGGTATTTCGTTATCTGTCGCATTGCCAAAACAGCAACAACACTTGACCAGCGCCAAAGACAAAGCTCTATTGGCCGAGCTTTGTTATGGCATCATGCGCCGTTTGGTACAAATTGATAAACGTGTCAGTGATTGCTTAAGTAAACCGTTTAAAGGCAAGCTACGCATCATTCACCAAGTGCTATTAGTTGGGTGCTATCAACTGTATTTTACTCGAATTCCTGCTCATGCTGTGATTGCTGAAACCGCTGAAGCGTGCCGCCAACTTAAATTTGAAGGCATGGTAAAAGTTGTGAACGGTGTATTGCGTAATATTCAACGCGCCCAAACCGACTTAAGTTGCGAAAACCCAGTACTTGAATTCAATACGCCAAAATGGCTCATCAAACGCCTGCAAGATGCCTATCCAGAACATTGGCAACAAGTGATTGAAAACAGTCACCAGCGCCCTCCTATGTGGCTGCGCAACAACGCCTTGGCCCAAAGCCGTAAACAATATTTATCTGAGTTACATGGAATTGACATTGAAGCGACGGCTGGAGCCAGCAGCGACTCAATTTTATTGGCTAAAGCTAAAGATGTTTCCCAACTGCCTGGTTTTGATAATGGCGCCGTATCTGTGCAAGATGCTGCGGCTCAATGGGCTGCACACTTGCTAGCACCACAAAATGGTGAATTGATCCTCGATGCTTGTGCCGCTCCTGGAGGTAAAAGCTGTCATATTCTTGAAGTTGCACCACAAGCTCACCTTGTCGCTGTTGATTTTGATGCCAAACGATTAGAGCGAGTAGAACAAAATTTACAGCGTTTAAACCATAGCGCGCAAGTTGTGCACGGTGATGCAGCAAATATTGACTCATGGTGGCAAGGCAAGCAATTTGATCGCATACTGCTTGATGCTCCTTGCTCGGCAACCGGAGTGATCCGCAGGCATCCTGACATTAAGTGGTTAAGAAAGTCGAAAGACATTGATGAATTAGCTGAACTACAAAGACAAATTCTCGATCACTGCTGGCAATGGTTAACACCGGGAGGTACGCTATTGTATGCGACTTGCTCTATCTTACCTGACGAAAATCAACGACAGATAGAAGCATTTTTAGCACGAACCGACAACGCTGTGCTTGAGCCCATTGACCAACAACCTGACAGCAATAGCATCGGTTGGCAGATCACGCCAGATCAAGACGATATGGATGGCTTTTATTACGCTAAGTTACATAAAAAACGATAA
- the trkA gene encoding Trk system potassium transporter TrkA → MKIIILGAGQVGGTLAENLVGENNDITLIDNDKVRLRSLQDKFDLRVVIGHGAHPDVLKQAGAEDADMLIAVTNSDECNMSACQIAYTLYGTPTKIARIRSEQYLNLKNKLFINSELKSSDNRLRGGFVIDELIAPEQLVTSYIHRLVEYPGALQVLEFAEGRLSLVAIKAYYGGPLVGNALAALREHMPNIDTRVAAIFRQGRAIMPQGTTIIEADDEVFFVADSRHVRAVMSEMQKLDNSYRNIMIAGGGNIGLGLAKKLEPNHSVKLLEAKPERAEALSERLENTTVFCGDAADQELLQEEHIDQTDVFIAVTNDDEANIMSALLAKRMGAKKVMVLIQREAYVDIVQEASIDIAISPQQATISALLTHIRQGDICNVYSLRRGAAEAIEAIAHGDPSTSKVVGKRICDIKLPPSTTIGAIVREQEVLMAHDKTIIEQGDHVILFLVNKKFIGEVEKLFQPSAFFF, encoded by the coding sequence ATGAAAATTATCATATTGGGTGCAGGCCAAGTTGGCGGTACGCTGGCTGAAAACCTCGTCGGTGAAAATAATGACATTACATTAATCGATAATGACAAAGTAAGACTTCGTTCCTTACAGGATAAATTCGATTTACGTGTGGTTATTGGACATGGTGCGCATCCCGATGTGCTAAAACAAGCTGGCGCTGAAGACGCTGACATGCTGATTGCGGTTACCAACAGTGATGAATGCAATATGTCCGCCTGTCAAATTGCTTATACACTTTATGGCACCCCTACAAAAATTGCTCGAATACGATCTGAGCAATATCTAAACCTTAAAAACAAGTTGTTTATCAACAGTGAGCTCAAAAGCTCTGACAATCGCCTTCGCGGTGGCTTTGTGATTGATGAGCTCATTGCACCTGAGCAGTTAGTCACGTCATACATTCACCGGTTGGTTGAGTATCCCGGCGCTTTGCAAGTGCTGGAATTTGCAGAAGGACGATTAAGCCTAGTGGCCATTAAAGCCTATTACGGCGGTCCATTAGTAGGCAATGCCTTAGCTGCATTACGTGAACATATGCCCAATATCGACACGCGTGTGGCGGCTATTTTCAGGCAAGGCCGTGCCATTATGCCTCAAGGTACCACCATCATCGAAGCCGATGATGAAGTGTTCTTTGTCGCTGATAGTCGTCATGTGCGCGCGGTAATGAGTGAAATGCAAAAACTGGACAACTCATATCGCAATATCATGATTGCTGGCGGTGGAAACATCGGGTTGGGCTTAGCTAAAAAATTGGAACCCAATCATTCTGTCAAACTGTTAGAAGCAAAACCCGAGCGAGCCGAAGCGCTTTCTGAGCGATTAGAAAACACGACTGTTTTTTGTGGTGATGCCGCAGATCAAGAGTTACTACAAGAAGAGCATATCGATCAAACCGATGTATTTATCGCCGTCACCAATGATGATGAAGCCAACATCATGTCAGCACTATTAGCCAAGCGCATGGGTGCTAAAAAAGTCATGGTATTAATCCAACGCGAGGCTTATGTCGACATCGTTCAAGAAGCCAGTATCGACATTGCCATTTCTCCACAACAGGCGACCATTTCAGCTTTACTGACTCATATTCGCCAAGGGGATATTTGTAACGTTTACTCACTACGTCGAGGCGCGGCTGAAGCTATCGAAGCCATTGCTCATGGCGATCCGAGCACGTCTAAAGTGGTCGGTAAGCGAATTTGTGATATCAAACTTCCGCCGAGCACAACCATTGGTGCCATTGTTCGCGAGCAGGAAGTACTGATGGCTCATGATAAAACCATTATTGAACAAGGCGATCATGTCATTCTATTCTTAGTGAACAAGAAATTCATTGGCGAAGTCGAAAAACTGTTCCAACCCAGTGCATTTTTCTTTTAA
- a CDS encoding TrkH family potassium uptake protein, with translation MINVRPVIFTLGTFLSMMAGFMLIPLGFALVYGEDTSLAFLISAVITGLFASFCLHQGHQSSLNLNIREMFLLTSFTWFVVSLFAAFPFTFYHGIGYSDAFFETMSGITTTGSTVLSGLDEMDHSILIWRSLLQWLGGIGFIVMAVAILPFLNVGGMRLFRTESSDWSDKAIPRTQNMAKNLFFIYILLTIACTVAYHQAYMNWFDAINHAMTTISTGGYSTSDKSMAGFSNLAHWVAVVFMTAGGLPLILFVQCISQSSFKVWNDAQVKGFLKFIFLVSVSLALWFWYTHDILPIDALRLASFNVISVVTTTGYGLTDYGAWGGLANIAFLFLMFVGSCSGSTSGGIKIFRFQIAMAITREQLKLQIHPNGIFSERYNNRIISDDIVRSLVTFILLYIAVIVLLSVVLVLTGLDSQTSFTGAITAVSNVGPGLGPVVGPSGNFSGLSDIAKWAMAIGMLLGRLEILTVAVLLHPKFWKY, from the coding sequence ATGATTAATGTTCGTCCTGTTATTTTTACTCTTGGCACATTCTTATCCATGATGGCTGGATTTATGCTGATCCCTCTAGGCTTCGCATTGGTTTATGGTGAAGACACCAGCCTCGCTTTCCTCATCTCGGCGGTTATTACGGGACTTTTTGCCAGTTTTTGTCTACATCAGGGTCACCAATCGTCACTCAATCTGAATATCCGTGAGATGTTTTTGCTGACAAGCTTTACTTGGTTTGTTGTCAGCTTATTTGCCGCCTTTCCCTTTACCTTTTATCACGGTATTGGCTATAGCGATGCCTTTTTTGAGACCATGTCAGGGATCACTACTACAGGCTCTACCGTACTGTCTGGGTTAGATGAGATGGATCACAGCATTTTGATCTGGCGCTCATTATTGCAATGGCTTGGGGGTATTGGTTTTATTGTCATGGCCGTCGCGATATTACCATTTCTCAATGTCGGTGGTATGCGTTTATTTCGAACTGAATCGTCGGATTGGAGTGACAAAGCCATTCCTCGTACGCAAAACATGGCGAAAAACTTGTTTTTCATTTATATCCTGCTCACTATCGCCTGTACTGTCGCCTATCATCAAGCTTACATGAACTGGTTTGATGCCATTAACCACGCCATGACCACAATTTCAACAGGCGGCTATTCAACCTCTGATAAGTCGATGGCCGGATTTTCTAATCTCGCACACTGGGTCGCTGTCGTGTTTATGACCGCAGGCGGGTTACCGCTTATTTTGTTTGTACAATGCATCAGCCAAAGCAGCTTTAAAGTTTGGAATGATGCCCAAGTTAAAGGCTTTCTAAAATTTATATTTCTCGTGTCAGTAAGTTTAGCGCTATGGTTTTGGTACACACACGATATATTACCAATTGACGCCTTAAGACTGGCGAGTTTTAACGTGATTTCAGTCGTTACCACCACAGGTTATGGCCTTACTGATTACGGTGCTTGGGGCGGCTTAGCCAATATCGCTTTTTTGTTTTTGATGTTTGTAGGCAGTTGCTCAGGCTCCACCTCAGGAGGAATTAAAATTTTTCGCTTTCAAATTGCAATGGCCATCACCCGCGAACAACTCAAATTACAGATCCATCCCAATGGCATATTTTCAGAACGTTACAACAATCGGATCATTTCTGACGATATTGTCCGCTCCCTAGTGACCTTTATTCTTCTCTACATCGCAGTTATCGTGCTGCTGTCAGTTGTATTAGTACTAACAGGATTAGATTCTCAGACCAGTTTTACAGGTGCCATTACAGCGGTAAGTAACGTTGGACCGGGGCTCGGTCCAGTAGTCGGACCTTCTGGTAACTTTTCTGGCTTATCGGACATCGCCAAGTGGGCGATGGCTATCGGTATGTTACTTGGACGATTAGAAATCTTGACCGTTGCAGTATTACTCCACCCTAAATTTTGGAAGTATTAG
- a CDS encoding group II intron maturase-specific domain-containing protein: MLFVDLKDLHPFDFLGFNFQRITGLIKGTSYIKIQASKKSQTKLKNKIRDIVKHRTSNTLGVLINKVNQVLRGWKHYFGGIGYPRGVFFRINGFVVNRFYRWHRRLSQRRSKYLSRGAYEKLRQAGLEYLPTTR, translated from the coding sequence ATGCTTTTCGTCGATCTAAAAGATCTACACCCGTTTGATTTCCTCGGTTTTAACTTTCAACGGATCACAGGCCTCATCAAAGGCACCAGTTACATCAAGATACAGGCGTCTAAGAAGAGCCAAACAAAGCTGAAAAATAAAATCAGAGACATAGTGAAACACCGAACCTCAAATACACTTGGCGTACTGATAAATAAGGTTAATCAAGTTCTGAGGGGATGGAAACACTATTTTGGTGGGATAGGTTATCCCAGAGGTGTATTTTTCAGAATAAATGGATTTGTAGTAAACCGGTTCTATCGATGGCATCGTCGCTTAAGTCAACGTCGAAGCAAGTATCTATCACGAGGTGCTTACGAAAAATTACGCCAAGCTGGTCTTGAGTATTTACCCACGACAAGATGA
- a CDS encoding ISKra4 family transposase translates to MKLAYSNSLEFSFFSEAKLKFERIISHLEDKQVKQESHGEVEAYIDTEGTELLRCLLQGFLDIKTAEEPRQQVCSNRDIALNYLKNNCKRNLESLFGTVTMHRKGYSQRRCDSVFPMDGELNLSKDKYSDGVRLRLATEAVKGSYDDAVSSIDTTTGAHVPKRQARQIVQDIAQDFDGFYLQQRYLKPENTSDLLVLTMDGKGIVMQPNSLREGTQKAAKQQKLKGRLSAGEKKDRKRMAEVAAVYTTKPLHRTPESIMSRNDNSNVRPLRVPPRNKRVWASVERSAATVIEEAFLEALERDPTQSRQWVVLVDGHPHQLKQIYRVMKKLNINATVVMDFIHVLEYLWKAAWCLFEKDDPEVEDWIENRATEILRGNASQVAKGLGISATKRKLKQREGINKCIGYLLKNKSRLEYGKALEQGFPIASGVIEGACRHLINDRLDITGARWSLEGAEAILKLRSLRSSGDIEKYWEYHKKQSKQRLYRCG, encoded by the coding sequence ATGAAACTAGCATACTCAAACTCACTCGAATTTTCATTCTTTTCTGAAGCCAAATTGAAATTTGAGCGTATTATTTCGCACCTCGAAGACAAACAAGTTAAGCAAGAGAGCCATGGAGAAGTTGAAGCCTATATCGATACCGAAGGAACTGAGTTGTTGCGGTGTTTATTGCAGGGTTTCTTAGATATCAAAACCGCTGAAGAGCCCCGTCAGCAAGTTTGTTCCAACCGTGACATTGCATTGAATTATTTGAAAAATAACTGCAAACGAAACTTAGAAAGTTTATTTGGTACCGTAACGATGCATCGAAAAGGTTACAGTCAACGTCGGTGTGATAGCGTGTTTCCAATGGATGGTGAGCTGAATCTTTCGAAAGATAAATACTCTGATGGTGTACGCCTAAGACTCGCTACAGAAGCAGTCAAAGGCTCATATGATGATGCAGTAAGCTCAATAGATACCACCACAGGTGCGCACGTGCCCAAGCGACAAGCAAGGCAAATTGTGCAGGATATTGCACAAGATTTTGATGGTTTTTATCTCCAGCAGAGATACCTTAAGCCAGAAAATACATCTGATTTACTGGTATTGACTATGGATGGAAAAGGCATCGTTATGCAACCTAATAGCTTGAGAGAGGGCACGCAAAAAGCAGCGAAACAACAGAAGCTCAAAGGACGCCTAAGTGCTGGAGAAAAAAAAGACCGCAAACGAATGGCAGAAGTTGCAGCGGTATACACCACCAAGCCTTTGCATCGTACCCCAGAATCAATCATGTCTAGAAACGATAATTCAAATGTTCGTCCATTACGTGTGCCACCAAGAAATAAACGTGTGTGGGCAAGCGTAGAAAGAAGCGCTGCGACTGTGATTGAAGAAGCATTTTTAGAAGCTCTGGAACGAGACCCTACTCAAAGCCGTCAGTGGGTTGTACTCGTTGATGGTCATCCTCATCAGCTAAAACAAATTTATCGGGTGATGAAGAAACTCAACATCAATGCAACGGTGGTCATGGATTTCATCCATGTGCTTGAATATCTCTGGAAAGCGGCGTGGTGCTTATTTGAAAAAGATGATCCAGAAGTCGAAGATTGGATAGAAAATCGAGCGACTGAAATCTTACGAGGTAATGCGTCACAAGTAGCAAAAGGCCTTGGGATCAGTGCAACAAAACGGAAATTAAAACAACGAGAAGGCATTAATAAGTGCATCGGTTATCTATTGAAAAATAAATCAAGATTAGAATACGGTAAAGCGTTAGAGCAAGGTTTCCCAATTGCTAGCGGTGTCATTGAGGGAGCTTGTCGTCATCTGATTAATGATAGGTTGGATATCACTGGAGCGAGATGGAGCCTTGAAGGTGCAGAAGCTATATTAAAACTTAGGTCGTTAAGATCGAGTGGTGATATTGAAAAGTATTGGGAGTATCACAAAAAGCAATCCAAACAGAGGTTATACAGATGTGGGTAA